Proteins from a genomic interval of Rosa chinensis cultivar Old Blush chromosome 2, RchiOBHm-V2, whole genome shotgun sequence:
- the LOC112189887 gene encoding UDP-rhamnose/UDP-galactose transporter 4 — MSAGKGDRKATLDAASWLFNVVTSVGIIIVNKSLMATHGFSFATTLTGLHFATTTLLTLVLKWLGYIQPSQLPLPELLKFVLFANFSIVGMNVSLMWNSVGFYQIAKLTMIPVSCFLEVVLDKVRYSRDTKLSITLVLLGVAVCTVTDVSVNAKGFIAASVAVWSTALQQYYVHHLQRKYSLSSFNLLGHTAPVQAASLLILGPFVDFWLTSKTVYAYDYHFVSVSLILLSCTIAVGTNLSQFICIGRFTAVSFQVLGHMKTILVLILGFIFFGKEGLNHQVILGMFIAIMGMIWYGNASSKPGGKERRSAPSKSQKKGTVSESSEVDDKV; from the exons ATGAGTGCCGGCAAAGGTGATAGGAAGGCGACTCTTGACGCCGCCTCATGGCTGTTCAATGTGGTTACATCTGTTGGAATAATCATTGTCAATAAATCATTGATGGCTACGCATGGTTTCAGTTTCG CCACAACGTTAACGGGTCTGCATTTTGCCACAACAACCTTATTGACACTTGTCCTTAAGTGGCTGGGATACATCCAGCCTTCCCAGTTACCACTGCCTGAGCTTTTGAAGTTTGTTTTATTTGCAAATTTCTCCATAGTTGGGATGAATGTGAGCTTAATGTGGAACTCTGTTGGATTCTATCAG ATCGCGAAGCTGACTATGATCCCAGTATCATGTTTTCTAGAGGTTGTCTTGGACAAGGTCCGATACTCAAGGGATACGAAGCTTAGCATAACATTGGTTCTCCTTGGTGTTGCAGTTTGTACTGTTACTGATGTGAGTGTTAATGCCAAGGGTTTTATAGCTGCTTCAGTGGCAGTTTGGAGCACTGCCCTACAACAGTAT TACGTGCACCATCTTCAACGGAAGTATTCTCTTAGTTCTTTCAACCTATTGGGACATACTGCACCAGTACAGGCTGCATCTTTGCTGATATTAGGTCCCTTCGTGGACTTCTGGTTGACAAGTAAAACAGTTTATGCATATGACTATCATTTTGTATCAGTG TCATTGATTCTCCTATCTTGCACCATTGCGGTAGGAACCAACCTCAGCCAGTTCATATGCATCGGCAGATTTACTGCTGTGTCGTTTCAAGTCCTGGGCCATATGAAGACGATTCTAGTCTTGATCTTAGGATTCATATTCTTTGGGAAAGAGGGTCTCAATCATCAAGTAATTTTAGGTATGTTCATTGCAATCATGGGAATGATATGGTATGGCAATGCCTCATCCAAACCAGGAGGCAAGGAGCGTCGTTCCGCTCCAAGCAAATCCCAGAAGAAAGGCACTGTATCAGAGTCCTCTGAAGTGGATGACAAGGTATAG